The window CATATATTTTCTCTGACATGCTTTAGTCGCTGTTCTATAAATCCTTAACTTCGAGTGGCATGTCGTGCAGCACGGTATCTTCGTGCAAGATACCTGTCTTAGCGCCCATTTTTGTAACTACACTGGTGCTATTGGCTGCCGCAAATTTTACAGCCTCCACTAACCCCTCTCCTTGCGCAATCCGGCATGTGAAGCCACTACTAAAGGCGTCGCCTGCCCCAAGTCTGTCGACAACGGGCACATCCTCGTACATTCCACCAACGACCAGTTTTCCTTCAAGGCGGCTAGCAGCCACTTCGCCATTTGGGCCATCAGTAACTATCACTACTGGACAATCCTTGATAGCCGCTCGAACAAGCTCTTCTGGGGTACTACCTTCATAAAGCTGCTGCATCTCTTCTTTGTTTAGACTCACCAGATCTACTTCGCCGATAATATAGCGCATTCGATCGACATCGGTTAGTTCACCCTTACCGGGGTTTATGGCAACTTTTATTCCATGTTCGTGGGCGTACATAATTACTTTGTCGATAATTTCATAATGACCAGACAAGCTGCTGATATATATCCAGTCTGGAATATTATGCAGCTCGCTGAAGTCGAACTTATCGGAATCGAGATAATGTGAGGCTCCTCTGTATGTGAGTACCGTTCGCTCACCTTTTGGACTGACTAAGATTACAGAATAGCCGGTGCTTTTGTCGTCGACCATTATAATCGAGCCGGTATCGACTTGCTCACGATGAAGATCATCCAGAACGGCCCTTCCCGGTGCATCATCTGCAATTTGGCCCATAAAGCTAGCATGGAGACCTTGACGGGCAAATGTGACCGCTGCATTAGTGGCACCACCACCTGTAGAAAATGTCACACCATCAATTTCGAGCTTTTCACCCAAGATAAACTCTTCAACTAGTTGACCATCTTCTTGCTTTGCACGAAAAACTTCACCATGGAGCAAGACATCTTGAACGGCAGCCCCGACACATAAGATATGAATATCTTTTTTCATCAAACCTCGGCCTTACCAATGGAATTGAAGGCTTTTAGCTTATCTTCAACTACTGCTTGAACTGCCAATTTAACCTCGTCCATTAGTTTCATAACAGCAAACTCATCGGGATGCTTGGCAAGCTCGCGCTCGAGGACGGTTCGGAAGGCAAAGCGCATATCGCTGTTGATGTTGATTTTGGTCACACCAATTCGTACAGCTTCTTCAAAAAAGTGTAGTGGTGTCCCGCTACCTCCATGTAAGCTAATATTGACATCCTTTGGTAGTGCTTCACGAATGCGTTCGAGTAGTTTCAGATCAAGTATCTTTGGAACAGGATATTTACCGTGTAAGTTCCCAATCGCGGCCGCGAATGTGTCGATTCCAGTGTCTTTGACAAATTTTTTGCTACCAGCTGGGGTACTAAAAGTTTTCTTGATTTGCGCATAATCTATACTTTCGTGATGAACATTGCTCGATCCACCAAAGTAGTGCGGCTCACTTTCGACAAGCGCACCGGTAAATTTAGCATATTCGACTACTTCTTTGGTCGCCTCCACAATCGCTTTATCTGATATATGGTCATCTTTGTGGGCTTGTGATACGTCGATGTGAATAAACTCAAAACCAGCATCAATTCCTGCCTTGGCAGCCTCTACTGATGGTGAATGATCGAGATTAATGTAAATCTCTATCCCATATTCAATTTTGTAGTTATCAACCATATCACGTAAGTTATCTAAGCCGATTACTTCGACTTCTCCGTGACTAACTTCGACCAGCAACGGTGCACGTGTTTTTTTAGCCGCCCTAGCAATCGCGATTAGCGTTTCTTGGTTGTCGATATTAAAAGCTCCCAAGGCAAACTTCTGCTTACGTGCCCGCTCCATGGTTGCTCTAGCTTTTAGACAATTTGCTCGAATCTGAGCAATGGTTAAACTCATAGGATATATTGTTGCATAAAAGCATAAGCTTTTAAAGCATATCTACTTATATGCTAGCAATCTAAACTTTTTGAGTAGCTTTGAGTACATCATGAACAGCTAGCTGAATGTGTTTACTTGTTAGGCCAAAATGTTCCATGAGCTCATCTGGG of the Candidatus Nomurabacteria bacterium genome contains:
- a CDS encoding carbohydrate kinase family protein, with the translated sequence MKKDIHILCVGAAVQDVLLHGEVFRAKQEDGQLVEEFILGEKLEIDGVTFSTGGGATNAAVTFARQGLHASFMGQIADDAPGRAVLDDLHREQVDTGSIIMVDDKSTGYSVILVSPKGERTVLTYRGASHYLDSDKFDFSELHNIPDWIYISSLSGHYEIIDKVIMYAHEHGIKVAINPGKGELTDVDRMRYIIGEVDLVSLNKEEMQQLYEGSTPEELVRAAIKDCPVVIVTDGPNGEVAASRLEGKLVVGGMYEDVPVVDRLGAGDAFSSGFTCRIAQGEGLVEAVKFAAANSTSVVTKMGAKTGILHEDTVLHDMPLEVKDL
- a CDS encoding class II fructose-bisphosphate aldolase, with the translated sequence MSLTIAQIRANCLKARATMERARKQKFALGAFNIDNQETLIAIARAAKKTRAPLLVEVSHGEVEVIGLDNLRDMVDNYKIEYGIEIYINLDHSPSVEAAKAGIDAGFEFIHIDVSQAHKDDHISDKAIVEATKEVVEYAKFTGALVESEPHYFGGSSNVHHESIDYAQIKKTFSTPAGSKKFVKDTGIDTFAAAIGNLHGKYPVPKILDLKLLERIREALPKDVNISLHGGSGTPLHFFEEAVRIGVTKININSDMRFAFRTVLERELAKHPDEFAVMKLMDEVKLAVQAVVEDKLKAFNSIGKAEV